From Chryseobacterium camelliae:
AATATAAAACTGTCCGGACCAGAAAGCAGTGTGGATGAAGATAATGGACAGGGTAGCGAGCCCTTTGGCAAAATCAATGTAGAGATCTCTTTTCATGCAGTGTATATGGATATAATTGGCAAAGCCAAAATTAGATAAAGTTTTCGGAATAGGTTTCATAAAAAAAGGAAGCAGAATCGTAATCCTGCTTCCTTTACTGTAAATATTGAGAATGAATGTTACTATTTCAGTTGTTTGAACTCTTCCGCAGAGATTTCTCCGGACTGAATTTTTCTCAGCTCGTCAATATACTGCATCATATAAGCATCCAGCTCAGGATTTCTTGAGTTTTTCCCCATTTTATAGGTGCCGTTCAGGACGCCCTGGTAATAGTAGAAAAAGTTGTAGTCGAAATCAGAGGCTGAAAGGTTGTACTGTCCCAGCAGGAATCCCAGACGTACTGCTGATCTCCTTTGTGGGGGCGTACCATGGTGGCCAGGGCTAGTAGTAGAATAATCTCCGATGCTTTGTGCAAACTCATAAGCGGCGGCGATCTCCGAGAACTGTGTTTTGTTATATCCTTCCGGTCTTCTCAGATAGTAGCCTGCAAACCCGTCTGCCTCAAGCTCATTCGGTCTGGCAGTAGATTCACTAACGGAAGGCAGTCCGAAAATATACTGAAGCTGGTGGCCGTATTCGTGAGCGAGGATCATCGCATTTACGATATCTCCGCCTTTATTTTTGGCATCATAATAAATGGCATACCCGTAATAAATTTTTCCTGTGGAGTAGGAGATGGCATTATACGTAGAATTCGGATTGGAGGGATCATCAACAAATCTCAGGGTAGGATTGCTTCTGCCCCAAAGGCTGGCAATTTTCGTCATCTGGCCGTTCATGAAATTGGTATCCGTTGAGGTTTTCATGCTGGTTTTCAGCACCGCTGAGGAATTCCAGTTCTGGTCTACATAGTAACATGCCTTTTCCAGTTCATTAGGCTGTTCGATTTTGGCACTTTCAGCTTGTGGCTGCTGTAACAGATTGTCTTCGGTAGAGTTGTCATTACATGCTGTCAGAGAGAATACAGCCATAGCTCCTGCTAAACAGCAGAAATTAAAGTTTTTCTTCATATTAAAAATTTTGGTATCGACTAAGTTATAAAATTATCTCTTACACGGGATAATTTTCATTTAAAAAAATATTCATTGCATAGTGAATACATTTGGATTTTTATTTAATAAAAAAATAAAGATTGATTATGAGAGGATTGGAAAATTATTCTTATATTTGCACCTCGAATAACTAAAATTTTATAAACAATGTTTGCAATTGTAGAAATAGCAGGGCTTCAATATAAAGTTGAGCAAGACCAGAAGTTGTTTGTAAACCGTTTGGCAGGAGACAAAGGATCAAAAGTTTCTTTTGATAAAATTCTTCTTACCGTAAACGGTTCAATCACTGTAGGCGCCCCGGCTGTAAGCGGAATCACTGTAGAGGCAGAGATTCTTGATCACGTTAAAGCTGATAAGGTAATCGTTTTCAAAAAGAAAAGAAGAAAAGGTTACAAAGTGAAAAACGGTCACAGACAATCTCTTACTCAGATCCAGATTACCGGTATCACCGGATTTGAAGGAGCTAAAAAAGAAGAGAAAGCTGCTAGGAAGACCACGAAAAAAGCAGATGCTGAAACTGCTGAAAGCGCAGAATAATTGTAAAACCAAAAAACCTTAGAATAAAATGGCACATAAGAAAGGAGTTGGTAGTTCCAAAAACGGTAGAGAATCACACTCCAAAAGATTAGGAGTAAAGATTTTCGGAGGTCAGGAAGCTATTGCCGGAAATATTATTGTTAGACAAAGAGGTACGCAACACCACCCGGGTGCAAACGTGGGTATCGGTAAAGACCACACTTTGTTTGCATTGGTAGACGGTAAAGTAGTTTTCAGAAAGAAAGCAAACAACAGATCTTATGTATCTGTAGAAGCAAACGCATAATTTAATTATCCGTTTTATACAAAATCTAATCCTCAGCAATTTTGCTGGGGATTTTCTGTTTATTCATACTATTGGTTATTATTTTACGTTATACAAGGACCAATTCTAAAATAAAATCAATATGAAAAACGTAAAGAAACTTTCCAGAAATGAGCTTAGGACGCTTCAGGGCGGTTTTAAGTGTGAAGGGATTTCCTGTGACTGGTACTGTAGCCTGCCTGCAGAAAGCCGTCCGGTATGCCTTTCTCCGCAAACCTTAGTACCGATCTGCGGTGGATGCAACAGTGCCAATATATAGCATGATCTGCAATAGAATAAAAAATCTCCTTCATCATGAAGGAGATTTTTTTTAGAATCCTACCTGGAAACCGGCTTTTATACCGAACCTGGAAATGTCAGGCCGATCAAGGTAATTGCCCCGCCAGTTAAAGTCGACCCTGAAAATCCTGAGATTTCCGAAGCCGATATTCTCAATTCCAAAACCGTATTCAAAATACACATGGTCGCTGGGAGCAGAGTATTTGTAACCGGCAACATTGATGTTCTTGGATTCATCGCTTAATGTTCCGTAGGCTCCTCTCAGAAAGGCTACTTCCCTTAATTTCAGCTTTTTAATCAACGGAATAAATGACAGGATCTTGCCGTTGAAATGATGTTCCAGGTGCAGGGTGGTATAGGTGTCTGCAACAAATTCATAATAATTGAGCTGGGCAAAGGTATTGGCTGCTAAGCTGTATGACTGGTTCCCCGGGATTACGTTCTGCAGGGCCAGAGGCACCGTGTCGAAATTTTTTCCGGCTTCAAAATTTACCATCATTTTACCCCAGCTTCCGATCAGCACCGGTTTATAAAACATGAATTGCAGTTTATTATAATTATAGTCTGCATTGAAGAGGCCTTCTATACCGCGGGTATACTTCAGGATAATGGTAGGGGCAAGTGTGCCATGCTCTGTCCGGTCGACACCGGTCTGAGAAAATTTGGCCCCCGGCCTTGCAATCAGGCTGAAGGTTACGTGTGAGTCATTCAGCGTTTTCCTGAGCTCTCCGTTGCGGTAGTACATCAGGTTGAATCCGGAAGGATTGGCGGATTTGATGCTCTGCATGGTTCCGTCTATCCTGAACTGGATGTTTTTCCAGGGTTCAATGGAAGTGAAGACATTGGTTTGGTTAACGGAGCTTAATGAGGCATTTTCACCCCGGGCAAATACCGTTGATGAAGCAAAGGTCCTGGACATGATTCCGTCGTCATTGGTCAGCTGAACGCCTAACTGAAGGATATCCCTTCTGGTTCCTGCGCCAATCATAAACCGGTTGACCCTGTTGAACATATATTTGGCTTCCGCACCATACTTAATTTGTTGGTCCTTGAATCCGTAGGCCGTGTAAAACTGTACCCTCCACGGGTCATTACGGGTAAAGTATGTCCTGGCTCCGATCCTGATCCGGTCACCTTCCACATCATTCTTTCCGTACACAGAAAAGATAGGACCCAAATCAATAGCCTTAAAGACGTTATAATATCCTGAGCCAAGGGTTTCGTAGAGTTTTACGATACGGTTGAATTTTGGGGTCTTTTCAAGCCTGTCAAGCATTTCATAAACGCCCTGTTCACTTTTAGATAATGAATCAGGCCTTGCTTTTGCCCAGTAGGCATCATCTTTTTCCACGAATCCGCTTTCATACTCTTCTGCCTTGCGGTGGAAAACTTTCGGGTCAAGAGTTTTATTGAAATCATATTCTGAATAATCCACGGTTCTTTTCGCGATAAGGCTTTTTGCCGTTTTCTTTTTTGAAAAGGGTGTCATTTCAATTTCGGTCACAAACTTTCTCGGGAGGAAGGTATTTTCATCAGGATTATCGTATTCCAGCTCGGTGGAGATGCCATTGATAAAGTTGACATTGATTTTTTTAGTAGACTTTAATGTAGCACCCAGCACGGCATAGCTGTCTTTGGCAATATAGAGGTAACCCTGAAAAGCAAGGACTTCTGTCCGTTTAGGCTGGTAACGTATTCTGAATGCATTTTCCCCACGTACAGATATGGTATCGATCAGATTATAATCGTAAGTGCTGAATCCATCTGTTCCCACAGGGCTCGGAAAACCAATGTCGAAATAGTTCAGCGTATTGTCATAGATATTGATGTCACGGTACAGGTTTTTAGCCGTTAAAATAACGATCTGGTTGTCCTGGAAACCCGAAGTCTTTTGTGCGACGAGCAGTTTTTTGGTTCTTTTGGCAGGCCTGTTTTCCCCGTAGTTTTCGTATACGGCTTCATTGAGGAAGAGCGGAAGTGCCAGTTTGCCGCTGGCAGTGGAATCGGCATAATCGAAGACAAAATCAAGCTTATTAAACACTTTCTTCTTCATAAAAGCACTGTCCAGGTTATTGGCATCAAACTCTATCTTTTCATATTCTTTATAGGTATAGGTATCAAACTTATCCAGTCCGTTGTTTCTTTTCCTTTTCCATACTTCCTGCATGATGGCGTATGCCGGATTCTCTTTTTTATTTTTGTATTTCGGCTTTTCATTGTGTATTACCACTTCCTGAATGTCGCTAACCTTTTCACGGGAAAGTTTAACCAGGAGTGGAGCTGTGTTGTCCTGAGCAATACTGATTGTAGCCAGGGCGTAGCTTTTTTTCAGGAATTTCAGCTGGTAAATGATGCTGTCTGACTGTACCGTAAATGCCGCAGAGGAGGTGGTTAATACTGCTTTGTCCGATTCATTGATAAATACATCCACCCCGGTAATTTCCTTGTTGGTTTTGGCATCGACAATTCTGCCGCTGACGGTGCTTTGGGAATAGATGAAGCCGGAAAAGAATGTGAAGATTAAAAGATAATAATATGGAGTATGGTTAAACATTTGTTGTTTTATCAGGCATTAGCATAAACAAAAAGCATGCACTTTATTTATAACGATATAATTTCGGATAAATTTCATTCGTTTAGTACAAAAGTGCAAATGTAATGAATTAATACAAGCCGTTTCATGACGGGCATCAGTACAAGGATTTTAATTCGGTATGCTATGAATAAAGGTGGTTTATTGTATCTTGCTCAAACGCCAAAATAAATTGAGAACCACATGATCTCTTAACTCCTTAATAGGATCAGGCTATTGTCGAGCAGAAAGAAACTTCCTGATTAACCTGATCCATGATCAATTATAAGAGTTTAGAGATAAGTTTATTTACCTTTTTTTACCTGAAGCTCGATACTGTTATTTTTTTTATCAAGCTCTTCTTTCAATTGTTTTTCTGCATCGCGCATATCCTTTGATTGTAAAAATTCATCAGGTAATTGCATGCCTGCAGGCATTTTCTGAGTAATCATCTGCTTCATACCCGCCAAAGGATCATTTTTATATTGTTCATATTTTTCTAAAAACTTTTCTTTTGAGATTTCCCTTGAGCTAGATAAATTTGCCTGTTTGAAAAATCCTTCCATGTATGATGCCTCTTGAATATGGTCTGTTTTTCTGTTTCCCTTGAGTTCCCAGGAATAGTTTTTATGTTCATCCTCAATCTTTACGATTAACCCCGGAAGGCCATAAAATTTGTACGGTCCATCCTGAAAAGGGATTTCAGTCGTGAACCATGCGATCCACTTCCTGCCACCAAAATCTGTAGTTGCTTTTTGGGTGTTGTATATACCAATCTTCTGTTTTTCATCCGAAATCTTCCAGTTCAAGTTTGGGTTTTCGCGATAGGAATAATAATCCACAGCAATATGGTCTTTAAAAACCACTTCCTGTATCGGGTAGGTTTTGGAAATCTGATGCGTGAATTCAGCATTTCTATTACCCATCCTCTTGAAGTCAGGCATTTGGCTGGTTTTCATAGATTCCTGAAACATGGCGTTTGCTATTGAATCCACCTGGATATTTTCGTACGACTGATATACAGATTTATTTTTGTCTATATCCAAAACCATCATTTCCTTTTCGAGTTTTAAAGAATCCTTATTGGGCTTGTAGGTCAGTTCATAAAAGAATCGGTTTGCTGTATTTTGTGCATTGAGTAACACAATAGTTGTGGTCAGAATGATCTGAAAAGCTTTTTTCATAATCGATGTTTTAGGTGGTATGTTTAATTGTATTAGTTGAGTCCGTATTTTGTTGTTCTTTCAGGTCTCCTTTCTGAAAGGAATTAAGAATGGTCTGCATATCCGGAAAAGATGGATCTTCCCAGTATTTTGATGTATAATAGCTTCTATCCAGGTCAAACTTTACTTTATGATCATCTTTATGGTCTCCGGAATCAAACGATGTCGGATAGAAATTAGCATAGATATGGAGTATATTGTAGCTCGGTTCGTTTTTGTATTTCAGTTTTATAGATCTATTTTGATTGTATTCCAGAAGGTCTTCCAGTGTTTTCCGGGAATCTTTGTTATAAGCGATATTTATAATATTTCTAGCATAAAAAAAATGATATCCCAGGAACGCTATGTCTTTTTCTGGATATTGCACATCTTTGATCTCTATTTTGTCACTTTTACTGCTCTTCACTGCCTGATAAACCATGTTTTTGCTTTTTTTGTATAGATCAACGTTTCCCACCCATTTTATATCCGGAACTTGCATAAAAGTAGAGAACTCCCAAGAAGATGATTTTTTTAGGTTTAACTCTGATTTCAGCACTCTGAAAATCCTATACTGCTGGATCCGGATAGCTTTCAGTTTTTTTGTTTTACTGTTGAAAATATATCTTACAATCCCGTCAGCATAACCATTTACGGTATTGTTAAGGGTTGTATATGTATTAAAATTTCCTGTGACATATATATACTTTCCCGATTTATTATTTTTGACCGGCACGGGATCAATTTCTGTAACCTGATCATTAATTTTGATCACCGGCTGATCAAAATCTGAGTACGACAGGGTATCTATGGGAATATTCTTGTACACGAGCTGAAATTTCTCCTGATCAGGCTTCAGAGACTGCTTGTCAATTGTCCCATCGATGTCGGAGGAAGCCAGAATATGACCCTGTTTACCCAAAACCGAAATTTTGGGCAGCGGTTTTCCGGTCCTTTCGGAAACAAAGGTAATGCTCTGCGCATTGATTAAGCTGGACCATACGATCAGTAAGAATAACAGTGTACTTTTTTTCATGATAATTGTATATTGAAGATTAATAATCCTATCCTTTATAAGACAACTAAAATGTCAAAAAAGTTTCACCTGATTGATATTTTTATTATCAATATAAAGATATAGATGACTGACATCAGTCTTTCTCCGCAATTTTGCATCATTCATGAAGTGGCACGTTAAACATTGGGATCGTTTTTGCAAAATATTTTAGTATTGATATAAGATCAGGGCAGTTGCTGAAGATCATCATAATTCCTTAATGTTCATTAGGCTCCTCTTTTAGATCTCCTTTAAAAAAGCTGCTAAAGACAGGCTGCATATTAGGGAAAGAAGCATCCTGCCAATACTTGGACTGGTAATTACTGCTGCTTTTGCTGAACCTTACTTTTTTGACATCATTGTCATTGCTGAAACTGAATTCCGTAGTGTAAAAATTGTTGTACAATGCTAATTGATTGTATTCGGGTTCACTTTTATGTTTAAGCTTCATGAATATAAGCTCATTATATTCCAGAAAGTCTCTTAACGTCTTCCCTGATCCTTTTTCAAAAGACATACTGAACACTTTTCTGAAATCGTAAAACCGGAATCCTAAAAATCCGATTTCTTCTCCCTTGGCCATCGTATGGGCTACTTCAATCTGATCTTTAACGTCACCCTTCAATTCTTTAATGGTATTGCTTGCATTTTTATATTCTTCAGGATTTCCCACATGTTTAAGTTTCGGAAGTTCCAGGGAACTTACATAATCATAAGAGGACGTATTTTTTGTATCATTTGTTGCCGTTTGTAATCTGAAGATTCTGTACTGCTCTACATTGGTGCTTTTCAGCTTTCTTGTTTTGTTGTCAAAAACATAGGTAACAATCCCATCGGCATAGGCGTTCAGCCTGTCATTAACAGTGACATAAGCATTGAAATTCCCCTTGATAAGTATGTACTTGGCGGGCTTATCATTTTTAATGACTACCGCTTCGATGTCTTTGATACGGTCGTTAATTTTGATGATGTCCTTATCAAATTCAGAATATGATAAAGTAGCTACAGAAACATTATCATAGACCAGCTGAAATTTTTCCTGGTCCGGTTTTAACAACTGCTTATCGATTTTACCGTCAATATCCGAAAAAGCCAGTATACTGCCGTCTTTTCCGAAGACTGAAACTTTAGGCAGTGGCTTACCCGTCTTTTCAGAAACGAAAGTAATGCTCTGTGCATTGATAAAACTGTATATTGCGATAACCAAAAATAAAAAGATCTTTTTTGTCATACTGTTTTGTTTTTAAATTATTAAAGAATCATTTCTATTGATAAGACAACGGCAATAGTAAAAAGGTTTCAGTCTATCTGTATTTTTTAATTGAAAGGCATAAAAAAGACTGATCATTACAATCAGTCTTTCTGTATGATGGTATTATGTTTTATCAGAAAGTACATTTTTGAATTTCATACTGACCTTTTTCCCGGATATTTGTAAAATGGGCATCATTTTAAGTATGGATCAATATGTTAAGGTTTATATATCCAAATAATACTTATTGTATCAGGGAATATGCATTACTTATTATTGGGTAGTTCCCTTAGATCTTCTTTGAAGAAGCTGCTGAAAACCGGCTGCATGGTAGGAAAAGAGGGGTCCTGCCAATATGGTTTCTGATAATTGCTTCTGCTTTTATTGAAATTTACTTTTTTAATATCATCATCATTAGTAAAATTAAATTCTGTCACATAAAAATTATTGTATAATTCTAGTTGGCTGGGGTTGGGTTTCTCCTTAAGTTTAATTTTTGAGGAGCGGATTTCACTATATTCCAGCAAGTCTCTCAACGTTTTTCCTGATCCCTTTTCAAAAGATAGATTTATAATTTTTTTATGATCATAGATGGTTACTCCCAAGAACGAAAATCCTTTTTCCGAACCGATTCTATCAAGGATTTCAATCTGGTCGCTCTGATCTCCTTTTAATTCTTTAATCGTATTTTTTCCGGTTTTATATACCTCTGGCTTTCCTAAATATTTAAGTTCTGGTATCTCTAATCCTGCCGTGTAAGATAAGAAAGATCCATTCATTTCATCCTGCAATTTGAAGATCCTGTATTGCTCCACATTAATACTTTTCAATTTTTTTGTTTTATTATTGAAAATATAAGTCACGATCCCATCAGCATAGCTTGTTAGCATATTATCTGAAGTTACATAAGCATTGAAATTTCCCTTGACGAGAATGTATTTATCAGGTTTGTTGTTTTTGATGACCACCGCTTCAATGTCTTTGATACGATCATTAATTTTGATGACTTCCTTATCAAAGTCAGAATATGATAAAGTGGCTACGGAAACATTATCATAGACCAGCTGAAATTTTTCCTGGTCCGCTTTTAACGACTGCTTATCGATTTTACCGTCAATATCCGAAAAAGCCAGTATACTGCCGTCTTTTCCGAAGACTGAAACTTTAGGCAATGGCTTACCGGTCTTTTCGGATACGAAAGTAATGCTTTGTGCATGGATCAGACTATATAATGCGATAACTAAAAATAAAAAGATCTTTTTTGTCATACCGTCTTGTTTTAAATTATTAAAGAATCATTTCTATTGATAAGACAACGGCAATAACAAAAGGTTTCAGTCCATCTGTATTTTTTAACTGCAAGGCATAAAAAAAGACTGATCATTGCAATCAGTCTTTTTATTATTATCGTGTTACAAGTCCTTAGAAAGGATACTCATAAATTTCAGATTCGTGTAAATAAGGGTTTCCTGTAGGAATCAGTTTCAGTTTGGATAATGCTGTCATTACCGTAAAGATAAACAGTCCTCCTACGAAAAGGATCGCTCCGATCACCAATAGGAATACTTCAGGCGTTTTCCAGTATGGACCTACCGTTCCTGGCATCACCATATTGAAGTAGTCTACGATGTGTCCGAAAATCACTACTACAGCCATAGTGGTAACTACCTTGTAGTTTCTCTTGATGCTGCTGCTGACCAATACCAATAGCGGTAAAAGGAAGTTAACGATTAGCATCGGTAAGAAAGTAGGAGAGTAGTGCTGGAACCTTCCGAAGAAGTAGTTAACCTCTTCCGGAACGTTAGCGTACCAGTATAACATGAATTGAGCAAACCATGTATATGTCCAAAGCATACTTGTTGCGAAAAGGAATACACCAAGGTCATGCAGGTGATTGTCATTAAATTGAGGCAGGAACCCGTTTTTCTTAAGGAAAACACTTAAAAGGATGATTACTGCAATACCGCTTGACAGGCAGCTTACCATAGAATACCAGATATACATGGTAGAATACCAGTGAGGGTCAATAGACATCAACCAGTCCCAGGCCCAGGCTGCAGAAGCAAATCCGAAGAATGCAATATATCCTACCGCCCATCTGTACAGCATCTGATAATCTGTCCTGGATTTCGTTTCATCCACTTTTTTAGACTGTGCCTTAAGTTTCCATGCAAAGAAAGATGCTCCCACTACATAGATGATTGTTCTTACTGCATAGAACGGAATGTTAAGGAACTTTTTCTTTTCAAAAAGAATAACGTCGAAGTTTGGTTTTGTAGGGTCTGTAAGGTCTGGATCCATCCAGTGGAACAGGTGTCCGTTATGTGTGATATTCAGGATCATGATGATAACCAGAATAGCACCTCCGTATGGAATATAAGAAGCAATAGCTTCCATTACTCTTGTAATGATGATTGGCCAACCTGCGTGCGCAGCATGCTGAATACAGTAGAAGAACAGTACGCAGCAGCTTACCCCGAAGAAAAATACGGCTACAAAATGGATGGATGCCAAAGGCTGATTGTGAATCTGCATGGCAGCATGTTCCAGATGAGCTTCATGATCCTGAGGACCTACCATCTCGCTGGAGTGGGTAGGGGCATTATGGCCTGAAGAATGAACAGCCTCCATCATATGTTCGATCTTTTCAGTGGTGATTCCCTTATTCATAAAGAAACCGATACCAAACAATACCAAACCTACAATAAGGAGAATTATAGAAGTTGACTTTAATTTTGGTGAAAAACTATACATTTCTTGTCTTATTTTTTAGTTGCGGTAGAATCTGTTTTTGCTCCTGAAGCGGCTGCCGCCGGTGCTGCTGCATTCTTTTTAAATGCATTCATCACATACATGGCCACTCTCCATCGGTCTCCTGCGTTCAGCTGTCCTGCATAAGAACCCATTGCGTTTCTACCGTTCGTAATTACATAATGAACAGATCCTACAGTAATTTCTCTGTCTGCATAATTAGGTACTCCCGAAAATGCTCCACTCTGTACGATTGGACCTTGTCCGTCTCCTCCTACACCATGACAAGCAGAACATGTATGGTCAAAAAGGATTTTTCCTCTTTCAAGATCTTTTGCTGCATTGGCAGGATTGAGAGGGGAAGTGGTAAGTGTCTTTGAAGCATCATACCCGGCATTATACTCATCTACATTTTTAGGAAGTTTCCCTTCTTCAAAAATACCGTCTTTATTTTGAGGAACTGTACCTTCTACCGGTGTAAGTCCTGTTGCTCCATCATTTTTTACGAAAGCGGGGATTTCATTTTCATGATCAGAATAAGCATCCTGAGCTTTCATCAATGGGTCATAGGCTACCGGGAAATACATATCCGGGAAATATACCAGAGGTGTATTCTCTTTCGGACCGCAGGAATTAAGTAAAACTGTTGTTAAACCTAAAATCGCTGTAATTTTTAATACATTCTTTTTCATCTTAAGCATCTTTAACAGTTATTTCTTCTACTCCGGTTTCTATCAGCAGCTGCTTTACAGAATCTACGTCATCCGTTACGAATTCCATCATGAATTTATCATCGGTAGTCCTTGGATCAGGATTCTGCGCAGGCGCTCCCGGATACATTTTGTTTCTTACCAAAAAGGTAAGCGACATCATGTGGGCGGCACAGAATACCATTAATTCAAACATAGGAACCACGAATGCAGGCATGTTGTGTGCCCAGTCGAACGCCGGTTTACCACCGATGTTCTGAGGCCAGTCATGGTTCATGGTATACCATGTAAGGGTGGCACCAATCGTAACTCCGTAAAGAGCGTAGAGGAATGCAGCATCAGAAATTCTTGTTTTCTTCAGCCCCAAAGCCTTATCCAGCCCGTGAACCGGGAACGGAGTATATACTTCGTTAATTTTAATTCCTTTATCGTTGAATGCTCTAACGCCGTTCATTAAATCGTCGTCGTCAGCATAAAGTCCGTATACAATTTTAGTGGTGCTCATCTCCTTCTTTTGCTTTATAAGTTTCACCTGAGATTTTCAGAATCGATTTTAATTCAGCCTGTGCAATTACAGGGAATGTTCTTGCGTACAATAAGAATAATACAGAGAAGAATCCGATTGTTCCCAAATATACACCCACGTCAATGATTGTTGGCTTAAACATCGTCCAAGAACTTGGTAAATAGTCTCTGGAAAGGTTGATAACGATGATATCAAAACGCTCAAACCACATCCCGATGTTAATGATCAGGGCAACAATGAAAGTCCAGATAATGTTCGTTCTCAGTTTTTTGAACCAGAATGAAGCCGGAATAACAAGGTTACAGATGATCAATGACCAGAAAGCCCACCAGTATGGTCCTACAGCAGCTCCCGGAGAAAGGTATGTGAAATCCTCAAATCTGGATCCGGAATACCATCCGATGAAATATTCAGTAGCATAAGCTACGGTTACCATACCACCGGTAAGGATGATTACGATGTTCATAATTTCGATATGATACATAGTAATGTATTCTTCAAGATGACATACTTTTCTTGCTACAAGCAGCAGGGTCTGTACCATTGCAAATCCTGAGAAGATTGCACCCGCAACGAAGTACGGAGGATAAATGGTAGAGTGCCATCCTTTAATTACCGATGTGGCGAAGTCAAAGGATACCGTGGTGTGTACCGAGAATACAAGCGGTGTTGCAAGACCGGCCAGTACCAAAGATAATTCTTCAAATCTCTGCCAGTGCTTCGCTTTACCTCCCCACCCGAAAGCAAGGAATGTGTAGATCTTTCTTGTCCAAGGTGTCTTTGCTCTGTCACGGATCATGGCAAAGTCAGGGATAAGTCCCATAAACCAGAATACCGTAGA
This genomic window contains:
- a CDS encoding DUF3341 domain-containing protein → MSTTKIVYGLYADDDDLMNGVRAFNDKGIKINEVYTPFPVHGLDKALGLKKTRISDAAFLYALYGVTIGATLTWYTMNHDWPQNIGGKPAFDWAHNMPAFVVPMFELMVFCAAHMMSLTFLVRNKMYPGAPAQNPDPRTTDDKFMMEFVTDDVDSVKQLLIETGVEEITVKDA
- the nrfD gene encoding NrfD/PsrC family molybdoenzyme membrane anchor subunit, with protein sequence MSGHYEAPIREPLIIGHKTYHDITEDIARPIEERAGKLWWISLYAALVLFIYGFGCIAYTIGTGIGAWGLNRTINWGWDITNFVWWVGIGHAGTLISAVLLLFRQRWRMSVNRSAEAMTIFAVVQAAIFPVIHMGRVWVGYWVFPLPNQFGSLWGNFNSPLLWDVFAISTYFSVSTVFWFMGLIPDFAMIRDRAKTPWTRKIYTFLAFGWGGKAKHWQRFEELSLVLAGLATPLVFSVHTTVSFDFATSVIKGWHSTIYPPYFVAGAIFSGFAMVQTLLLVARKVCHLEEYITMYHIEIMNIVIILTGGMVTVAYATEYFIGWYSGSRFEDFTYLSPGAAVGPYWWAFWSLIICNLVIPASFWFKKLRTNIIWTFIVALIINIGMWFERFDIIVINLSRDYLPSSWTMFKPTIIDVGVYLGTIGFFSVLFLLYARTFPVIAQAELKSILKISGETYKAKEGDEHH